In the genome of Vicia villosa cultivar HV-30 ecotype Madison, WI unplaced genomic scaffold, Vvil1.0 ctg.005927F_1_1, whole genome shotgun sequence, the window gtattgctttaccaacaAAACTTGCAAACCTACACGACGTATTCCAtatatctcaattgaggaaatatattgcggatccgtctcatgtaatccaggtggatgatgtgcaagtgagagataatatgacagttgaggcgttgcctatgaggattgaagatcggaagttaaagcaactacgtggtaaagagatagctctagtccgagtagcttggggaggagctgcaggtggaaatgttacgtgggaactggagagtcagatgaaggactcctatcccgaactcttcggttgaggtatgttttcgaggacgaaaactcttttagtgggggagagttgtaacaccccgttaattcttgttattaatttaattatttttctttaattaaattataagaattaataatttttgggaattatttggaaaatgatgaaacgttggtttgggctagagtggtgattagcagaagggggtgttaactaagcaagcccattataatatttattttatttttcataaaataaaaggattTGGGAAAAGTGGAAGTAGAAGCGAAGGAGACAGAgtctgagaaaggaagaacacgtgaaagagagaagagccaaatgggaagaagaccttcgaagattcaactctgaggtaaggggggattcttcgggttagtaatccttatgcgattgtaggtagtaggattgattaggattgttatctagttcaatcgtacgtgtcggttttgggaatttgttaggttttgatgaatttgtatgaattacatgattctgttaatactcatgatatatgctgttaatacttggataaaacttgtctgaaatgtgtgattatgtgaaaattgatggtatttgtgtgctatgttcgtatgtacctgaaattggcaaaatgggatagggtaaatgctgtcaaaatggtgaatttggctgtgcaggtacgtaggaaccggttcccatgtgggacgaaccggttcccccttataaaaacagagaggtgtggattctgggttgctgggaaccggttcccagatagggacaacccggttccccatagtaaaaatcagaggcgtgtttttggaagcagccaggaaccggttcccatgtgggacgaaccgggttctgcagcatttttttctaaaaatgttttatttttaaaaacccataacttttgatccgagtatccgatttatgtgccgttttgggcgttgcgaagctaatgagatgctttatctgataaagtaataatacgggcagtggccgaccttattttatttgttcgattaaattattattgaattggattatggtggcaattaacattaatatgatgtgtatgcTATTGTGTTGATGTGGTGtacatatgtgaatgattgaatgatgcttatacatgtacatacttgttgtgacgttattggtaagaggtgataagcgatgttaagcatcagattgatgatgatatatgatgatataagtatgtgtcatgtgtgcattattcataaatcatttgcattggaaggctaattcccattgtgcggagattagcgggaagtcatcttgtgcccatgtggggtgtgagcgatgaggcagtagtcgtgtgcccatgtggggtgtgagtgACTAGAGggaagtatcaaagagagaagtcctgtgaatatgatttcacgaattttggtaccacatgcattagtgtcagtccattcattgcattatagcttgatataacgggatgattgtgtggtgtgatagatgatgcttatgtactgatgcttgctggttataataatttccgattatatgtatgttgaatggatgataaTTTCTATGAGatcttattgcttatgattgtataatggttattaattcgaatgaaactcacccttactttgatgatttcagattaaggatgtagcggcgtcttgattgggtgaagatagcttgtaggctagcccgtagttcgtgtcgagtcatgctctgattgtaacactgggatcgattagtcttagcgttacttatTATACTTTGTTGTCATTTggctatggattatgtattgagtatttgtgtggagttgtttcctaatactgatgaattaagttccgctgtgctaaacacctgtttgatattggttaatttctaataaagcatgacaatcgacttgatgttttgtttatttgataattgtagcatccttgctgtttatttactctgattataatatatttccgcgggggtttagaagggtgttacaatataggcgtatgccttgcGATGTAAAGTTGTTATTGATCATGTTATGTGATGTCATATTCATTGAGTCACATACATTGCATCATtttgcgacggcctggattggaaaaTTGCGATGAAGGCTTATGTCTTGTTGATGGCTCTATTAATTGACAATTTAGCGATGGGGGGTGAAGCtctaatggtaccacatgcatgtgcattgctagtgtcataccccaaaatttgccataTTGCTATTACTGGGACGTGGTACAAATTCTACAAGGGGTGTATATAAAACTAGTGGGCTTGACATCTTGATTGGCAAGTCCATTTCAAAAGAGTGACtattctctaaattgtccaattcaaaagataggggtatacattaagtaaaagtgtgtatttaattgggcttattattcataaaatgtgAGGCCCAATTTCaggattcaaaattatttttaaacttgggtTTTATAAACTTCCTTGGTTTATCTACAATTTTTTGGATTctgtaattatttgtttttatcaaaagtataatagtttactcttaaactatttatattttaataaatagaaaatatttgtctatgcttcatacactttcaattggctttttattacaAATAAGTAACATAGCACAATCGGTAAGGAAGCAAGGCTTGCAAATAAGAAGTCGCAGGTTTGAATCCCATAAGTgacattttcacactttttctcctatttttaccAATTTTCAAAAATGGGCTGTTGAACTTTTGGATATGGATTATTTCTTTTTTGGATTCTTGACCTAAATTTCCCATTATAAATAGGAACTTTGAAAATCCTATTTGGGGGacctctttttcactttcacgtAGAATTTTCTAAAATGCTTTTTTCAACTTTTTTCTACGCTTTTACTACGCTTCTCTTCTCCCTCCgagggtttgtcttagggttGTCTTGAACAACCCTAACACACCGTTTTCGATTAAACGACAACGACTGGCAAACCCTTTCCCCTTTTTAAACTCAAATCCCtccatttttttcaaaactttttggccgatgattatcTATGAGGTCcccctttaaaaaatatttgttttggccaatgatgaataTCTAAGGCATCTTCTGTTGAATTTTAATtctttataatgttttttaatcttttaaaggtttttagcCAATGATGATACATTGAGGCCATTTTATTTTTGCTACAATTTGGTTTACATGCCTTTTTGCATCTGgttattgttgtctcgatctgacaatggtccTATAAAAACCTTTAAGGTTtgctatattttgtttttattttggctgtattttgttttgttgtatttGGTTTAGCCATgatcattgttgtctcgatctgacaatgaccttatcaaaacctttgaggttttTCCCTTTTGCCCAATATTTGGTCTACcccttttattttaaataaaataatttttatgctaatatataataaaaaaccttttttataaaaacctaaaggctaaatgggtcctcttgagtacaagggaggcaaatgATGCCTAACACCTtaattaacctacttacccaaaatctcttttttttaagggtttctcacttgcccaaataaagtgggtggcgactccgtttgaacgtaaatttttaagcaggttgctacagaatGATGTGAAGTGATGTGACGTGAATTGTGATTTGAATTGGTTGAGGTATATGAGGTTGTAATATGAAGTGTTGTGCGATGTTAATAACTGTGAAGTGGTAGTTTTATATGATATAAattcttatatattatttatcataaacCTAATTATATTGTTCGATATCTCatcccttctatttgaatgttacccttatgttggtaacgtgcaagtAACCCAGAGTGAAGACTGCTTACCTTCATTAGTTCGAGTCAGGtgttggtcgctctgatacgtagcactcgggggatgaacgcgtgttttatttattattggttttattattATGTTGCTGAATTTTGAGTTGTTTTCATTAAAGACTTGATGTCCAAAAGTTGTTTTGAGTTGGGCatgaaattatgttattttaaattgaattttatgaATCTGCTACATAGtaatgaaattgttttgaattttaaagACTAAACATgttgttatcggttcatccgGAAATTATGTTATGTATCTGACTTAAATGTGATTGATTGCTGTTATTTTAAGTTGAAGTGTAGTACCCCATGTTTCGTTGGAAATTTTATTACTCTGACTTTACGTTAATAAACAACGGGGGTATTAGGGTGTTACAAGGACCATTAAGGATCACCCATTCAAAATGTTAATGGAGATTTTTATAAGGGAATTGAATCTCAACACTCACTTAGCAAGGTATGTATCTGACTTAAATGTGATTGATTGCTGTTATTTTAAGTTGAAGTGTAGCACCCCATGTTTTGTTGGAAATTTTATTACTCTGACTTTACGTTAATAAACAACGGGGGTATTAGGGTGTTACAAGGACCATTAAGGATCACCCATTCAAAATGTTAATGGAGATTTTTATAAGGGAATTGAATCTCAACACTCACTTAGCAAGGTATGTAACCATGTGACTTTTGTTTCACAAATTAGGCCAAAGAAAATTGATGAAGCTATCATCAAAGAACATTGTATAACTCTCTGGTGCAATCTCTCTAACCCTATTACCTTTAATTTCTgctatttatttttactattttaatgacgatgttgtttactcttaagaaTATACTACCATAATTTTAAGTTTAACCGAGAAAAATATAAAAGTAATCGCGAATTTTAAATACCACAATTTAACCCTTCTCTTGTGTTTGAAGTTACTTGTTCAATAAAAAGATCAACCTAACCACCTAAAACTTATATACCAAAACACTGAGGTTACCTTACACGTgacaaacaaatgaaaactaGAGTCTAACATATAGGTTTGGATGACTAATATATTGTCACAAGTGTATATCTAtttatatattgattaataatgACAAAACTATTTACATAAATCTCTGAAAGTTTAATTAATGGGTTCAAGTATTAATGCCTTTATTCGATTCTGTGATATGGCATCAGGAGCTCCATGCCCATCTCCATATTGATATGTGCAATGAGAAATTCTAGCAAGGTTGGTTAATGTTTCTAGATAATATTTTGGGAAAGTTGAATATGTAACTTGAtctttgttcatcttcttccaagTTTCATTAAGCAAATTATGGATGTATTTGTGAGCAACCATCTCATTAACACCATTTTCCTTCATGTAGCACATAATTGAATTAGCTACTTCACCTCTTTGTAACTCCGCCtacaaaattatatgaaaaattaagaaataaaaaaaactgatttttaaataatatttattgagtttccatttttaaaataatagatGATCAAAATAAGTTAACAATTTAGTATAACTTATAGTTCGAATAAATAATCTCACAACACCAAAGATAACTGATATATTTTCACGTTATTAGTAAAAATGTTATGTCAAAATAATCAACCACAAACTGGATTATAAGATTTTTTCCCTAAAACCTATGATATTTAGGACTTAAAACtccaaatatagaaataaaatatattttctatcaaTTAAAATATGATTTCCTTTTCTTGCTTGTGGTTGAATGGTTAAGTGATTTGATTAGTAGGGCCATTGAGTTGGGTCTTCAAATAGGCTTTAGGATATGAGTCTCAGATTTGTTGGTCTCTTATATTCAGTATGTAGATGATATTCTTATCTTATCAGATCCATCTGTTGAGAAAATTTAAACTATAAAGGCTATTTTTAGGGGTTTTGAACTAGCTTCAGGCCTCAAGATGACTTTCTCTTAGAGTATTCAGATAAGGGTTAATGTGGaccctatttttttggattgtgCTGGTGACTTCATTCGCTTTAAAATTAAGTCCATACCTTTTAAATATTAGGGTTTTCTATTGGGGCTATCTCCAACCAAGAATTTACTTGGGACACTCTTGTTAATTTATTATCTAAGAGGCTCTTTCCTAGAAGAACAAGAATGTTAGCTTAGGGGGTGGTTCTGCTCAATTTTATGCTTAATGGTACCCTTATTTTGTCCATCTTTTCTGAAAAATGCATGTAAAGGTTTCGAGGAAAATAATTCATATTGAAAAAAAGTTTATATGGGGGTGGCGTTAAGGGTGAGTCTAAAATCTCTTTGGTTAGTTAGGTCAATGTGTGTAAGCCAAATAGTAAAGTCAGCTTGGGGGTTAAAGATGTTTGTCTGGTCAACTTAGCTCTTTTGAATAAGTGGAGCCGGTGCCTTATCTCGAGTGCCTTATCTTCCAGAATTTCTTCTTACTGGTGTAAAGGATTTTCCCTTCTTGGTTCTAAGCATGAAGACACCTTTGACTAGTTTATGGATGATATCTCTAGGAAGGTTGGATCATGGCTTCAGACATCTTTTTGGTGTGACCTTTGGGTTGGGAGTGTACCCCTTAAGAATAAGTTCCCTAAGTTGATTACAACCACTGATTATAGTGAGAAGAGTATGGGAGATGTTGGAAGGTGGGTAGGCGAGGCTCTCATTTGGGACTTTAAGTGGATGAGGCATTTCTTCGCTAATAAGGAACTAGTTTTTGCTGAATTCCTCTTGGTCATTCAAGGGTATATTTTTTCTTTGGACAAAGATAAATGGATTTGTAAGATTTCTAGTGATGGTCCTTCATTAGTGCCATATGCTTATCATTCtcttttggattttttttcaagTAATTCCCCCTCCATAGGTAATTTTCCCCTTTCTATATTTGGGGGTAGTTGGACACATTTTAAGGTGATTGTTTTTTCTTGGAAGCCTTTGTTTGATAAGTTCTCCTCCAGAGAGAATTCATTCAAGATAAAATTCATTGTTGATCCTAGTATTACCATGATCTTATTTGGGGTGTTTTCGCCGACTCATCTTCTCACTTTTTTGTCACTTGTGATTGAGTTCGCATTGTCTAGTATAGGATTTTCAGCTTATTGGTGTGGAAAATAGTTCTTTCCAAGACACATTGTCTTCTCTTCGAGAGATTTCGTTCTTTAAGTGGTAAGGTAAAGTCTAGGGGTTTATTTTTCTATGATTTAGCATGTCTGGGTCTGGACCATTTGGAAGACCTGAAATGAGATTGTGTTTTCTAGTTCTACAGCAAATGTGAAAGAAGTAGagaagagaagtatttttttagcttgaaaatatttttttggaagaTAATGGTAGACTCTTGCACCTTCAAATATAGGCTTCAGAACCATGTCCTTTCTCGTCTTATATTTGTATTTGTTTGGTTTCTATATTGTAACTTTTGGTATGTGTCAATCGTCTACTCATATGTACTTTGTTTGGCCCATTTACcccttatttaaaatttaaaaaaaaaaatcaaattacctATTTTTTAAAATGGTAATATGCATGCATGGTTAAGGTAAGGCAGAAATTACCGATGAAGTAGCCAAATCATTGCAAAGTCGAAAAATAATGGAGGGTCTCTGCAATAACAAATGGAGATTTTTCAAGTGTTCAAGCCCTTCCTTCGTTATAGTTTGATTTAGTAGAAAATATGTATGGGTGAGTAAAACAACACCAGACACAGACACCCATGCATTGTTGAGGTATTCATCAAATTTTGGCACATGTTTATCGTCACACCATCTTGCTTCTTGTAGGAATGCTTTCAACATATTAGACCActgtaattaatttaatttagagacaaacatcaaatcaaatttattaatagaagtaataaaattttcattaattttgtaATTTATGTTATTTGGTGTTACCGCTTTGACGAGGTAGGGAAGAATGTCATATCCATTTTCTTTAAGTGCATCGTATGCTAATTCACTGACAGTGTTGTAGAGGGCTAAAAAGAATATCTTCATGTAATCCGGAAGAATGTTAACTGCATTAATATCCCAACTGAAACATACATCaccatttattaattttttctctcattaatattcatatttattgtAGACGGCAATAAGGATAGACAGTCTCTTAGactttttctataaaaaatgtTTCTCGAAAAATAAAAGGTATGTCGTTATTAATCattctaatttttatataatactCTCTTCTCTCCATTCTAAAGTAAATATCACATGTGTAAAAAATTTGTCACAAAATAAGTAtctcttttaaattttaatgcaatttttatttttatatttcaattgTATCCTCTAATTAATACttataatttactattttttcacATTACATTAATGATAATTAGAATACAGTTTCTTCCTCTTTTTTGACCTTGATTCCTAAGGCTAAAAATCCGTTGTGTTTGGGCGAGTATAGGCCAATTTGCTTAGTGGGGTGTATGTATAAAGTGGTGTCTAAAGTTTTGGCGAGGAGATTGAAAAGAGTGCTAAATTCTATCATCTCTCcttgtcaaagtgcttttgttcccgGGAGACAATTGTTGGATGGTGTTTTGGTGGCAAATGAGGTGGTTGACTATGCTAGAAAAGAAGGGAAAAGTTGCATTctttttaaagtggattttgagaaAGCCTATGATAAAGTAAGTTGGAATTTTCTTCGGTACATGCTTAGAAGGATGGGGTTTGGTGCGAAATGGTTGAAATGGATGGAATTATTGGTGTTCAATAGTAGTATGTCGGTGCTTGTTAACGGGAGTCCAACAAAAGAGTTTATTGTTCAAAGAGGTTTGAGACAAGGGGATCCCCTTTCCccttttctttttgtgttaataGCGGAAGGTCTTACGGGTCTTGTTAGAAAATCTATAGAAGTGGGGGAATTCCAAAGTTTTACCATTAAGGAATCTTGCAAGGTGGATATCCtccaattcgcggatgatacCTTAATTGTGGGTGACGGTAATTGGAAACATATTAGAGCGATCAAAGCGGTTCTCCGGGCTTTTGAAATTGTTTCCGGTCTCGGTATTAACTTTCATAAAAGTAAGTTAATTGGTATTAATACTAACAATCTTTTCTTGGATGCGGCTTCTTACTTTCTTTCTTGCAAAAAGGAAGagagtaatttttattttctaggTATTCCGATTGGATTCAATCCAAGGAAGGAAGCCACTTGGAACCCTCTTGTGTTAAAGTTGAAGAACCGTTTGGAAGGGTGGAAGAATCGTTACTTGAATTTGGGAGGGAGAATTACTCTTTTGAAAGCCGTTCTTAGTTCTTTAGCCATATTCACAATGTCTTTCTTCAAAATGCCGAGAGTGGTGGTCAAGAAGATGACTTCTATTCAAAATAAGTTTCTTTGGGGGGGGAGTGgaggaaaaaagaaaaatttattgGGTGAAGTGGGATGATGTAACTTTGCCGATAGAGAAAGGGGGATTAGGCGTGAAGAACATCTCTTTTTTCAACTTGGCGCTTCTTAACAAGTGGAGATGGTGAATTCTTGAAAGGCATAATTCTTTGTGGTATAATATTTTGAAGTCTCGTTACGGTGATTTATCGTCATGCATTATGGGTGGAGGTAAGTTTTGTAATGTTTCTTCCTCCTCCTTTTCCGTTTGGTGGAAGGATTTAATTAAGTTGGGCACTACTACCTCTTCATCTTTTTCTACTCTTTCTCATGATCCAATTAAGGCTTATACTAGATTTTTTGTTCACAACGGATATACCACTCCGTTTTGGGATTCCATTTGGTTGGATGGTGTTTCTTTGAAAGAAGAATTTCCGGACCTTTTCATGGCTTCTAATTTGAAGAGTGTATCGGTGGCGGCAATGGGTGGTTGGAGGGATAATAGGTGGTGTTGGGGGGATTTAGGCTTAAATGCGGGAGTTATGAGGGAGGTTGGATTcggtaatattttggaagatttgaaGGGCCGGTTGGAGGTTTTCGGGGGGTGGAAGGAAGGAAAGGATTCGGTAGTTTGGAGGGGAAATTCGGAGTCAATTTTTTCGGTATCTTTGTGCTATAATTTTTATGACCGACTACGAATCCCTTTCGGTCCTCCTAAAAAGAATGACGAAGCCTTTGGTTTTCTTTGGAAAATGGATGTTCCGTTCAAAATAAAGGCATTCGGTTGGAGACTTTTCCGGAATAGACTTCCCACAAAAGATCTTTTGCTATCTAGAGGTACCCCTTTGTCTCTTGATAATTTAAATTGTGTTTTGTGTGGGTTTTGTGTGGAGAACATGAAGCATCTATTTTTTAGTTGTTTGGTGGTTAAGAATATTTGGAGGGAAGTAGCTTTGTGGGTTGGAAAAGTGGGCATCGGTGAGGAAGATGGTTTGGAGAATTTTATGAATTGGCACCGGTTCTTTCGTTTTAAAAAGGTGAAAGAGAGGAAGTTAGGTGTTGTTTGGCTAGCCACTAATTGGACCATTTGGTTGCTTAGGAATGGGGTGTCTTTCCGGAAGGATAAATGGAGTATTAATGATACCATTTGGAATATTAAGATGATTGTTTGGAGGTGGACATTTTGTGGAAAAATTACACATTCCAATTTTTCTTTTTACGAGTTCTCTAAGGATCCGTTGTTTTTCCTCTCGTAAGTtaatttggtttgtaattttttctttttgtcgggCTTTGTTCCCGTGTCCTCTTGTAATGGCTTAGAGAACCCATTGTTCTCTCTTCAATATatcttgcttattgaaaaaaaaaccaATGGCCAAATCATTTGACACTtctaaataaaatttgaaaattagtaAGAAAAACTcatttatcataaaattaaaaatatttgctCAAAAAAGCTCATTCATCACAAAATTTAGAAAGATAATTCAAGATAAATTTTACATTTTAACGCTCTAGATTTTACTTAAAAGAAAGTAAATGAAGAAAAACATACCTTTCTACTGCTGTTGTGAAAAGCTCTAATTCATCCAAAGTGCCGTAGATATCATATATGTCATCGATTAAAGTTATTAAAGAGCATACTTTAGTTAATCCTTTGCGGAGATCATTGAATTTGGGCTCCAATGGTGCCACTCCAACAGCCCAAAAAAAACATTCCATTAGTCTGTCACGACCAAAGCTTAACCTTGGAGCTAGTCCCATTCCCTTCCACCACCTTCATTAATGTATAAAAATGAAATTGAGCAAAAGTTTTATAAAATTTGTATATTAACACTAAAAAAGAGAATAATGTTTGAGTTTTTGATCATCCATATGGATGAAACACTTAGCACCTACTTATTCATCTAATGTGCGGTTAATTTAGAAATACCATAATGATTTTGTGTTTACATATTTCCTTATCGGTGGAAGATATAAGCATTTTGCTAGCATGTAAATGATATTTTGGTAGGTTTGCATAACTTGTGTGCTTTATCTACCTGGCTTAAGAGCCCTACTATCTGTTTAAGCCAATAGTGTGCGGAGCTATTTTGACCTTGCCGTTGAGTGTTTTAGTGATACTTCCaatcatataattttaattaattaaaaagtaaattaagaattttctctctccttcataatctcaaccaccccatgaatccaattaaaaacaaaataaaaataaaaataaattaaaaattactcccttcttattggttgtgcctaagaatataaatttatgaccgtgtccatgcaagaattgctcctTCCAAAGGATTCTTTTTTGTCCGTGGGGGTCATGAAGATCTAAGATCTATCCTTTTCCTTTGTTTAATGTTggaattttattttgttgttgtgtttttTTAGGATAGCAAATAAGCATGCTCGTCCGTTTGGATTTGTCTGACAAAAACTCGCAAAAAGTGAGACAAAGAAAACAGAGTAGAGGATGCATACTCCAAATTTTGGTCAGCCTTGGAAAAAAAACAGAGCTAGACGAGGTAGACCGGACAGATCCTACCCCCATAATGTCCTTATATATGATTCTTTGGGTTGGGCGGACCTAACAGACTTAGACACAAACGGTGCATGCCTTATTATTaaagaaaaatgattttaaaacaaatttaaaaaatgtaAATAAGACATTTTATACAAATATGATTGACGTTTTCATATACCTTGACATTTCTATAAGATCTTGTTGTAGATTTGATTGCACGATGTTGAAATCCAACTTAGCCGCTTCAAGCAACACCTTATTTGCATCCTTTGTTTTTCCATATAACTCAATATACCATCTAGCTTCAAGCCTTTGAAATCTACGATAAAGTGGAAGCTCCAATGAATGATTCACTTGTTCAATGAGAAAATTGCTTATATCGCCATGAACTCCTCTAAGGTGAAAACTTGTGAAGGAATTTGCTTCATCCAAAATGTTTTCTCCTTCATAAGACATAAACGATGCCTCATACAAACTTAACATCCCTTTTACATCTTTCACAAGACATGCCTTAAAATTTCCAGTGTGGTCTATAAACCTCTCAAAAACATctgtatattaaatatataaaaatttaaaaatattaatttaactgCTAACAGTGATTAGTGAATGATCAAGGCTAACTAACAAGAATAAAATgacaattttattataaataaaattttatcctttttaataaaattatttcaattttatcATTCTATAAATAATATATCCATATTTACACTGAAATTAAATTACACCAAATAATAtggtaaaaatattaataattcatGCATATATCATATGTACCTGCAGAAACATCATATCCAAATTCTCGGAGGAGCCTAAATTTCAAGGCAGTGTCATGTAGACTTTTTCCAATAAATGCATCATGATATTCTTCCAACAATAGAAATCTATCAAGGGCTTCTCTTATCTCCTTTTCAAAGTGGTAGCTGAGGCCTAAGCGTTTCACATTTTCAATTAACTCTAAGATTTCCACATTTTCATCATTAATCATTCCTCTTACTTCCTCTTGCAACCTCCTGCTTCTATTCACGTACTTGACatcctaaaaaaaatacaaaatacaaaatattaaagATTGTTAAGCATTACtaaaaaaaatgagaaatttCCCTCTAAATCCATCACTAATTATTACCGCATAATCGTGTTTTAACGATAATAAACTATCATAATTCCAAATATTAGGTTGGTAATTGACTGATTTTCTTTGAGAAATATTTGAACTAGTGGCATAACATGGATGGAGAGAACCATTTGAACTAGGAAGATTAGTTCTTTGTAGTTGTTGAGGTTTGAAGAAACTATGAAGTGAAACAAAAGATGAATTCAGCAACATTGTATGAATTATGGCTAATATTTAGTTGTATTACTTTATGTTGGGGAAGTGCTCACATTTATATCGGCATACTTGTGTCTCTAGTATGTATAGATGATGTgtcttttttttgtgtgtgtggaGCTGCTACGTTTGATTTGTAGTTAGAAAcatgtttttcttatttttatttttcatttcataacGCCTAAAAATATACGTGGCTCACATGTTGTTAAATACTAGAAAGAATGTTAGTATGGATTTTTGGTAAAATCCAAATACTGGGTTGTTACAAACATTTT includes:
- the LOC131642850 gene encoding tricyclene synthase TPS4, chloroplastic-like → MLLNSSFVSLHSFFKPQQLQRTNLPSSNGSLHPCYATSSNISQRKSVNYQPNIWNYDSLLSLKHDYADVKYVNRSRRLQEEVRGMINDENVEILELIENVKRLGLSYHFEKEIREALDRFLLLEEYHDAFIGKSLHDTALKFRLLREFGYDVSADVFERFIDHTGNFKACLVKDVKGMLSLYEASFMSYEGENILDEANSFTSFHLRGVHGDISNFLIEQVNHSLELPLYRRFQRLEARWYIELYGKTKDANKVLLEAAKLDFNIVQSNLQQDLIEMSRWWKGMGLAPRLSFGRDRLMECFFWAVGVAPLEPKFNDLRKGLTKVCSLITLIDDIYDIYGTLDELELFTTAVESWDINAVNILPDYMKIFFLALYNTVSELAYDALKENGYDILPYLVKAWSNMLKAFLQEARWCDDKHVPKFDEYLNNAWVSVSGVVLLTHTYFLLNQTITKEGLEHLKNLHLLLQRPSIIFRLCNDLATSSAELQRGEVANSIMCYMKENGVNEMVAHKYIHNLLNETWKKMNKDQVTYSTFPKYYLETLTNLARISHCTYQYGDGHGAPDAISQNRIKALILEPIN